From the genome of Pelobates fuscus isolate aPelFus1 chromosome 6, aPelFus1.pri, whole genome shotgun sequence, one region includes:
- the LOC134565735 gene encoding pro-glucagon-like isoform X1, producing the protein MMAPKYLAFLFTFIIFNTVDGEDTKLSESISSEGPQSMQRRYSEAILASDYSRSVDNMLKKNFVDWLLGRREKKSDNISESAKREAEFQYPELHMKDTDFNSELEGGKNFLNWLARNRHGESSSYNEAKTTLCEEVLELLMSTNMCRLRFS; encoded by the exons ATGATGGCTCCAAAATATCTAGCTTTCCTTTTCACATTTATCATCTTTAATACTGTGGATGGAGAAGATACTAAATTAAG CGAATCAATAAGTAGTGAAGGACCACAGTCCATGCAGAGACGATACTCGGAAGCTATTTTAGCCAGTGATTATAGCAGATCTGTGGATAACATGCTGAAAAAGAACTTTGTGGACTGGTTACTGGGCCGAAGAGAGAAGAAAAGCGA CAATATTTCGGAATCTGCCAAACGAGAGGCTGAATTTCAGTACCCAGAACTGCACATGAAGGACACAGACTTTAACTCAGAGTTAGAAGGTGGCAAGAACTTTCTCAACTGGTTGGCAAGGAACAGACATGGAGAAAG CAGCTCATACAATGAAGCAAAGACTACATTATGTGAAGAAGTATTGGAACTACTCATGTCAACAAATATGTGCAGACTGAG ATTCTCGTAA
- the LOC134565735 gene encoding pro-glucagon-like isoform X2 encodes MMAPKYLAFLFTFIIFNTVDGEDTKLSESISSEGPQSMQRRYSEAILASDYSRSVDNMLKKNFVDWLLGRREKKSDNISESAKREAEFQYPELHMKDTDFNSELEGGKNFLNWLARNRHGESSYNEAKTTLCEEVLELLMSTNMCRLRFS; translated from the exons ATGATGGCTCCAAAATATCTAGCTTTCCTTTTCACATTTATCATCTTTAATACTGTGGATGGAGAAGATACTAAATTAAG CGAATCAATAAGTAGTGAAGGACCACAGTCCATGCAGAGACGATACTCGGAAGCTATTTTAGCCAGTGATTATAGCAGATCTGTGGATAACATGCTGAAAAAGAACTTTGTGGACTGGTTACTGGGCCGAAGAGAGAAGAAAAGCGA CAATATTTCGGAATCTGCCAAACGAGAGGCTGAATTTCAGTACCCAGAACTGCACATGAAGGACACAGACTTTAACTCAGAGTTAGAAGGTGGCAAGAACTTTCTCAACTGGTTGGCAAGGAACAGACATGGAGAAAG CTCATACAATGAAGCAAAGACTACATTATGTGAAGAAGTATTGGAACTACTCATGTCAACAAATATGTGCAGACTGAG ATTCTCGTAA